The following proteins are co-located in the Pseudomonas sp. ATCC 13867 genome:
- a CDS encoding DEAD/DEAH box helicase, whose protein sequence is MTTSRTSSRVRRADALVAFHPAVAAWFRAHFAAPTQAQALAWPAIQAGDSTLVAAPTGSGKTLTAFLAAIDVLVREGLANGGELPDRTTVVYVSPLKALSNDIRINLEEPLAGIRAALGRMGLAEVDIRTAVRTGDTTSSEREAMRRRVPHILVTTPESLYVLLGSDSGRAMLAGARSVIVDEIHALAANKRGSHLALSLERLQALCEAPLVRIGLSATQKPLSAVAGFLVGRHQACRIIDIGYSRQRDLNLEVPPAPLEAVMSHDVWDKVYDRLAELAEAHRTTLVFVNTRRQAERVTRHLAERIGAGWVAAHHGSLSKELRLGAERRLKVGQLRVLVATTSLELGIDIGDVELVCQLGSPRSIAAFLQRVGRSGHSVGGTPKGRLFPASRDDLVECVALLDSVRRDELDALTIPRAPLDVLAQQIVAEVACREWGEDALFELFTAAQPYADLTREHFDALLRTLAEGYNSRNGQRGAYLHRDAVHRRLRGRRGAKLTAVTSGGTIPDTGDYAVLLEPQGLTVGSVNEDFAVESLAGDVFQLGNISYRILRIEPGRVRVEDAQGQPPNIPFWLGEAPGRSDELSFSVSRLRARLDELLAQGEGDAEPLARALGWLRDELNLDEGAARQLVEYLARARHALGALPTQKTLILERFFDESGGMQLVIHSPFGSRLNRAWGLALRKRFCRTFNFELQAAATENAIILSLSTSHSFPLEEVWRYLHSNSAEQVLIQALLDAPLFGVRWRWNATTALALPRYSGGRKVAPQLQRMRSEDLLASVFPDQVACLENIVGEREIPDHPLVAQTLDDCLHEAMDSEGWLVLLRRMERGEVTLLARDLPAPSPLAAEVLSASPYAFLDDAPLEERRTQAVQSRRWTDPESADDLGALDAEAIAAVRAEAWPEARDADEMHEALSGLGGIRDSEAQASEGWPILLKSLAKAGRATCLALPAGAVWVAAERLSQWRALHPRAATKPPLELPASLCEDCPTDDARVELVRARLTGFGPRLQRELAEDLGISTGDAGFALASLEREGYVLRGRFTPGAREEEWCERHLLARIHRYTVKRLRREIEPVQRADFMRFLFDWQRVSAGTRMRGAESLAGVLSQLEGFQAAAGAWESDILPSRVADYGINWLDDLCRAGRIVWARLPGRVAAKGRGGPLKSTPIVLLPRAQMAQWSVLSAGQADAELSTKANKVLEVLKEHGASFFEELASDSHLLRTELETVLGELVAAGRVNADSFAGLRALLMPAARRHPQRRSRTPLFGMADAGRWALLRRSTQEAGARLPAEALEHVAMTLLRRYGVVCWRLLDREADWLPLWRDLLRVCHRLEARGEIRGGRFVAGLTGEQFALPEAVGLLREVRRREVDGEWVVVSAVDPLNLSGTLLPGRKVPALAGNRVLYRDGVPVGALIAGEVELLAELAPDDQARARERLIRR, encoded by the coding sequence ATGACCACCTCCCGAACCTCATCCCGCGTCAGGCGCGCCGACGCGCTGGTCGCCTTCCATCCGGCGGTGGCGGCCTGGTTCCGCGCGCATTTCGCCGCGCCGACCCAGGCGCAGGCGTTGGCGTGGCCGGCGATCCAGGCTGGCGATTCGACCCTGGTGGCCGCGCCCACCGGCTCGGGCAAGACGCTCACCGCCTTCCTCGCCGCCATCGATGTGCTGGTGCGCGAGGGGTTGGCCAACGGCGGTGAACTGCCGGATCGCACCACGGTGGTCTACGTCTCGCCGCTCAAGGCGCTGTCCAACGACATCCGCATCAACCTGGAAGAACCGCTGGCCGGCATCCGCGCGGCGCTGGGCAGGATGGGCCTGGCGGAAGTGGACATCCGCACCGCCGTGCGTACCGGCGACACCACCTCCAGCGAGCGCGAGGCCATGCGCCGACGGGTGCCGCACATCCTCGTCACCACGCCTGAATCGCTCTATGTGCTGCTCGGCTCGGACTCCGGCCGCGCGATGCTGGCCGGCGCGCGCAGCGTGATTGTCGACGAGATCCACGCGCTGGCGGCGAACAAGCGCGGCAGCCACCTGGCGCTGTCGCTGGAGCGGTTGCAGGCATTGTGCGAAGCGCCGCTGGTGCGCATCGGCCTGTCCGCCACGCAGAAACCCCTCTCGGCGGTGGCGGGCTTCCTGGTCGGCCGCCACCAGGCCTGCCGCATCATCGACATCGGCTACAGTCGCCAGCGCGACCTGAACCTGGAGGTGCCGCCGGCGCCGCTGGAGGCGGTGATGTCCCACGATGTCTGGGACAAGGTCTACGACCGCCTCGCCGAACTGGCCGAGGCGCATCGCACCACCCTGGTGTTCGTCAATACGCGGCGCCAGGCCGAGCGGGTCACCCGGCACCTGGCCGAGCGCATCGGCGCCGGCTGGGTCGCGGCGCACCACGGCAGTCTGTCCAAGGAACTGCGCCTGGGCGCCGAGCGGCGACTCAAGGTCGGCCAGCTGCGGGTGCTGGTGGCCACTACATCGCTGGAACTGGGCATCGATATCGGCGACGTGGAGCTGGTCTGCCAGCTCGGTTCGCCGCGCTCCATCGCCGCCTTCCTGCAGCGCGTCGGGCGCTCCGGGCACAGCGTCGGCGGTACGCCCAAGGGACGGCTGTTCCCGGCTTCGCGGGACGATCTGGTCGAATGCGTGGCGCTGCTCGACAGCGTGCGCCGCGACGAGCTGGATGCCTTGACGATTCCGCGCGCGCCGCTGGACGTGCTGGCGCAGCAGATCGTCGCCGAAGTGGCCTGCCGGGAATGGGGCGAGGACGCCCTGTTCGAGCTGTTCACCGCCGCCCAGCCCTATGCCGACCTGACTCGCGAACACTTCGATGCCCTGCTGCGCACCCTCGCCGAGGGTTACAACAGCCGCAACGGCCAGCGCGGCGCCTACCTGCACCGCGATGCCGTGCACCGGCGCCTGCGCGGGCGGCGGGGCGCCAAGCTCACCGCGGTGACCTCCGGCGGCACCATTCCCGATACCGGCGACTACGCCGTGCTGCTGGAGCCGCAAGGGTTGACGGTGGGTTCGGTGAACGAGGATTTCGCCGTGGAAAGCCTGGCCGGCGATGTGTTCCAGCTGGGCAATATTTCCTACCGCATCCTGCGCATCGAACCGGGGCGGGTGCGTGTCGAGGACGCCCAGGGCCAACCGCCGAACATTCCCTTCTGGCTCGGCGAAGCGCCGGGCCGCAGCGATGAGCTGTCGTTCAGCGTGTCCCGCCTGCGCGCCCGGCTGGATGAGCTGCTGGCCCAGGGCGAAGGCGATGCCGAGCCCCTGGCCCGAGCCCTCGGCTGGCTGCGGGACGAACTGAATCTGGACGAGGGCGCGGCGCGCCAACTGGTGGAATACCTGGCCCGCGCCCGTCACGCCCTCGGCGCGTTGCCGACCCAGAAGACGTTGATCCTCGAACGCTTCTTCGACGAGTCCGGCGGCATGCAGCTGGTGATCCATTCGCCCTTCGGCAGCCGCCTCAACCGTGCCTGGGGCCTGGCGTTGCGCAAGCGTTTCTGCCGCACCTTCAATTTCGAGCTGCAAGCCGCCGCCACCGAAAACGCCATCATCCTCTCATTGTCCACCAGCCACAGCTTCCCGCTGGAGGAAGTCTGGCGCTACCTGCACTCCAACAGCGCCGAGCAGGTGCTGATCCAGGCGCTGCTCGATGCGCCGCTGTTCGGTGTGCGCTGGCGCTGGAACGCCACCACCGCGCTGGCGTTGCCGCGCTACAGCGGCGGGCGCAAGGTCGCCCCGCAACTGCAACGCATGCGCAGCGAAGACCTGCTGGCCTCGGTATTCCCCGACCAGGTGGCGTGCCTGGAGAACATCGTCGGCGAGCGCGAGATACCCGATCACCCGCTGGTGGCGCAGACCCTCGATGACTGCCTGCACGAGGCGATGGACAGCGAAGGCTGGCTGGTCCTGCTGCGACGCATGGAGCGCGGCGAGGTGACCTTGCTGGCGCGCGACCTGCCGGCGCCGTCGCCGCTGGCGGCGGAAGTGCTGTCGGCCAGTCCCTACGCCTTCCTCGACGACGCGCCGCTGGAGGAGCGCCGCACCCAGGCCGTGCAGAGTCGCCGCTGGACCGATCCGGAAAGCGCCGACGACCTCGGCGCGCTGGATGCCGAAGCCATCGCCGCGGTGCGCGCCGAGGCCTGGCCGGAAGCCCGCGACGCCGACGAGATGCACGAGGCGCTGAGCGGCCTGGGCGGTATCCGTGACAGCGAGGCCCAGGCCAGCGAGGGTTGGCCGATTCTGCTCAAGTCGCTGGCCAAGGCGGGCCGGGCGACCTGCCTGGCCTTACCCGCAGGCGCCGTGTGGGTGGCGGCGGAACGGCTCAGCCAGTGGCGCGCGCTGCATCCGCGGGCTGCCACGAAGCCGCCGCTCGAGCTGCCGGCATCCTTGTGCGAGGACTGTCCGACGGATGACGCGCGGGTGGAACTGGTGCGCGCACGGCTCACCGGATTCGGCCCGCGGCTGCAGCGCGAGCTGGCCGAGGACCTGGGCATTTCCACCGGCGATGCCGGCTTCGCCCTGGCCAGCCTGGAGCGCGAGGGCTATGTGCTGCGCGGACGCTTCACGCCCGGCGCGCGCGAGGAGGAGTGGTGCGAGCGCCACCTGCTGGCGCGTATCCACCGCTACACGGTCAAGCGCCTGCGCCGGGAGATCGAGCCAGTGCAGCGTGCCGACTTCATGCGCTTCCTGTTCGACTGGCAGCGTGTCTCCGCGGGCACGCGGATGCGCGGTGCGGAGTCGCTGGCCGGCGTGCTCAGCCAACTGGAAGGTTTCCAGGCGGCTGCCGGTGCCTGGGAGAGCGACATCCTGCCCAGCCGCGTGGCCGACTACGGAATCAACTGGCTGGACGACCTGTGTCGCGCCGGCCGCATCGTCTGGGCGCGCCTGCCCGGCCGAGTCGCCGCGAAGGGCCGCGGCGGCCCGCTGAAGAGCACGCCTATCGTGCTGCTGCCACGTGCGCAGATGGCGCAATGGAGCGTGCTGAGCGCGGGGCAGGCGGATGCCGAGCTGTCCACCAAGGCCAACAAGGTGCTGGAGGTGCTCAAGGAGCACGGTGCGTCCTTCTTCGAGGAACTGGCCAGCGACAGCCACCTGCTGCGCACCGAGCTGGAAACCGTGCTGGGCGAGTTGGTAGCGGCTGGGCGGGTGAATGCCGACAGCTTCGCCGGCCTGCGCGCCCTGCTGATGCCGGCGGCGCGGCGCCATCCGCAACGGCGTTCGCGCACGCCGCTGTTCGGCATGGCCGACGCCGGGCGCTGGGCGCTGCTGCGCCGATCCACGCAGGAAGCGGGCGCGCGGCTGCCGGCGGAAGCCCTGGAACATGTCGCCATGACCCTGTTGCGCCGCTACGGGGTGGTCTGCTGGCGCCTGCTCGACCGCGAGGCCGACTGGCTGCCGCTGTGGCGCGACCTGCTGCGGGTCTGTCACCGCCTGGAAGCGCGTGGGGAAATCCGTGGCGGCCGCTTCGTCGCCGGGCTCACGGGCGAGCAGTTCGCCCTGCCGGAGGCGGTCGGGCTGCTGCGCGAGGTGCGCCGCCGCGAGGTCGATGGGGAGTGGGTGGTGGTTTCGGCTGTCGATCCGCTGAACCTGTCCGGCACCCTGCTGCCGGGGCGCAAGGTACCGGCGCTGGCGGGCAACCGGGTGCTCTACCGCGACGGTGTGCCGGTGGGCGCGCTGATCGCCGGTGAGGTCGAGCTGCTGGCGGAACTGGCGCCCGACGATCAGGCCCGCGCGCGGGAACGGCTGATCCGCCGGTAG
- a CDS encoding sigma-54-dependent phenylalanine hydroxylase transcriptional regulator PhhR — protein sequence MRIKVHCQNRVGILRDILNLLVDYGINVNRGEVGGEQGNAIYLLCPNLINLQFQSLKPKLEAVPGVFGVKRVGLMPSERRHLELNALLAALDFPVLSIDMAGQIVAANRAAAQLLGVRVDEVPGIPLSRYVEDLDLPELVRANKARINGLRVKVKGDVFLADIAPLQSEHDESEALAGAVLTLHRADRVGERIYNVRRLELRGFDSIFQSSRVMAAVVREARRMAPLDAPLLIEGETGTGKELLARACHLASPRGQSPFMALNCAGLPESMAETELFGYGPGAFEGARPEGKLGLLELTAGGTLFLDGVGEMSPRLQAKLLRFLQDGCFRRVGSDEEVYLDVRVICATQVDLSELCSKGEFRQDLYHRLNVLSLHIPPLRECLDGLEPLVEHFLDQASRQIGCALPRLAPQALDRLGRYHWPGNVRQLENVLFQAVSLCEGGTIKPEHIRLPDYGAPHPLGDFSLDGGLDAIVGRFEKAVLERLYREHPSSRQLGKRLGVSHTTIANKLRMHGLGHSEES from the coding sequence ATGCGCATCAAAGTGCACTGCCAGAATCGCGTCGGTATCCTGCGCGACATCCTCAACTTGCTGGTCGACTACGGCATCAACGTCAATCGCGGCGAAGTCGGCGGCGAGCAGGGCAACGCCATCTACCTGCTCTGCCCGAACCTCATCAATCTTCAGTTCCAGTCGCTCAAGCCCAAGCTCGAGGCAGTGCCCGGCGTGTTCGGCGTCAAGCGCGTCGGCCTGATGCCCAGCGAGCGCCGCCACCTGGAGCTGAACGCATTGCTGGCGGCGCTGGATTTCCCGGTGTTGTCGATCGACATGGCCGGGCAGATCGTCGCCGCCAACCGCGCGGCCGCGCAACTGCTCGGCGTGCGTGTCGACGAGGTGCCGGGCATCCCGCTGTCGCGCTACGTGGAGGACCTCGACCTGCCGGAACTGGTGCGGGCCAACAAGGCGCGCATCAATGGCCTGCGGGTGAAGGTGAAGGGCGACGTATTCCTCGCCGACATCGCGCCGCTGCAGTCCGAGCACGACGAGAGCGAGGCGCTGGCCGGCGCGGTGTTGACGCTGCACCGCGCCGATCGCGTCGGCGAGCGCATCTATAACGTGCGGCGCCTGGAGTTGCGCGGCTTCGACAGTATCTTCCAGAGCTCGCGGGTGATGGCCGCCGTGGTCCGCGAGGCACGGCGCATGGCGCCGCTGGATGCGCCGTTGCTGATCGAAGGCGAGACAGGCACCGGCAAGGAGCTGCTGGCCCGCGCCTGTCACCTGGCCAGCCCGCGCGGGCAATCGCCGTTCATGGCGCTGAACTGCGCCGGCCTGCCCGAGTCGATGGCCGAGACCGAGCTGTTCGGCTACGGTCCCGGCGCCTTCGAAGGCGCGCGCCCGGAGGGCAAGCTCGGTCTCCTGGAGCTGACCGCCGGCGGTACGCTGTTCCTCGATGGCGTCGGCGAGATGAGCCCGCGTCTGCAGGCCAAGCTGCTGCGCTTCCTGCAGGACGGCTGTTTCCGCCGGGTGGGCAGCGACGAGGAGGTGTACCTCGACGTGCGGGTGATCTGCGCGACTCAGGTCGACCTGTCCGAACTGTGCAGCAAGGGCGAGTTCCGCCAGGACCTCTACCACCGCCTCAACGTGCTGTCGCTGCACATCCCGCCGCTGCGCGAATGTCTGGACGGCCTGGAGCCGCTGGTGGAGCACTTCCTCGACCAGGCCAGCCGGCAGATCGGCTGCGCGCTGCCCAGGCTCGCCCCACAGGCGCTGGACCGCCTCGGCCGCTACCACTGGCCGGGCAACGTGCGGCAGCTGGAGAACGTGCTGTTCCAGGCGGTCTCGTTATGCGAGGGCGGCACCATCAAGCCCGAGCACATCCGCCTGCCGGACTATGGCGCGCCGCATCCGCTGGGGGATTTCTCCCTGGACGGCGGACTGGATGCCATCGTCGGCCGTTTCGAGAAGGCCGTGCTGGAGCGGCTCTATCGGGAGCACCCGAGCAGTCGGCAACTGGGCAAGCGGCTGGGGGTGTCGCATACCACTATCGCCAACAAGCTGCGCATGCATGGATTGGGGCACAGCGAGGAGTCCTGA
- the phhA gene encoding phenylalanine 4-monooxygenase, protein MKTTQYVARQPDEHGFIHYPETEHQVWNTLITRQLNVIEGRACQEYLDGIEQLGLPHDRIPQLAEINQVLQATTGWRVARVPALIPFQTFFELLASQQFPVATFIRTPEELDYLQEPDIFHEIFGHCPLLTNPWFAEFTHTYGKLGLAASKEERVFLARLYWMTIEFGLLDTSQGTRIYGGGILSSPKETVYSLSNVPEHQAFDPLECMRTPYRIDILQPLYFVLPELKRLFELAHQDIMALVREAMHLGLHAPKFPPKQAA, encoded by the coding sequence ATGAAGACAACGCAGTACGTGGCCCGCCAGCCTGACGAACACGGTTTCATCCACTACCCGGAAACCGAGCACCAGGTCTGGAACACCCTGATCACCCGCCAGTTGAACGTGATCGAGGGCCGCGCGTGTCAGGAGTACCTGGACGGCATCGAACAACTCGGCCTGCCCCATGACCGCATCCCGCAACTGGCCGAAATCAACCAGGTGCTGCAAGCCACCACTGGCTGGCGCGTGGCGCGGGTGCCGGCGCTGATCCCCTTCCAGACCTTCTTCGAACTGCTGGCCAGCCAGCAATTCCCGGTAGCCACCTTCATCCGCACCCCGGAGGAACTGGACTACCTGCAGGAGCCGGATATCTTCCACGAGATCTTCGGCCACTGCCCGCTGCTCACCAACCCCTGGTTCGCCGAGTTCACCCACACCTACGGCAAGCTGGGCCTGGCCGCCAGCAAGGAAGAGCGGGTGTTCCTCGCCCGCCTGTACTGGATGACCATCGAGTTCGGCCTGCTCGACACCTCCCAGGGCACGCGCATTTATGGCGGCGGCATCCTCTCCTCGCCGAAGGAGACCGTCTACAGTCTCTCCAATGTCCCCGAGCACCAGGCCTTCGACCCGCTGGAATGCATGCGCACCCCATACCGCATCGACATCCTGCAGCCACTGTACTTCGTGCTGCCGGAACTCAAGCGCCTGTTCGAGCTGGCCCACCAGGACATCATGGCGCTGGTGCGCGAAGCCATGCACCTGGGCCTGCATGCGCCGAAATTTCCGCCCAAGCAGGCCGCCTGA
- a CDS encoding 4a-hydroxytetrahydrobiopterin dehydratase produces the protein MTALTQAHCEACRADAPKVSDEELAVLIKQIPDWNIEVRDGHMELERVFLFKNFRHALAFTNAIGAIAEEEGHHPDLLTQWGKVTVTWWSHELKGLHRNDFIMAARTDEVAQTAEGRK, from the coding sequence ATGACCGCACTCACCCAAGCCCATTGCGAAGCCTGCCGCGCCGACGCCCCGAAGGTGTCCGACGAAGAACTGGCAGTACTGATCAAGCAGATTCCGGACTGGAACATCGAAGTCCGCGACGGCCACATGGAGCTGGAGCGCGTCTTCCTGTTCAAGAACTTCCGCCACGCCCTGGCCTTCACCAACGCCATCGGCGCCATTGCCGAGGAAGAAGGCCACCATCCCGACCTGCTGACCCAATGGGGCAAGGTCACCGTCACCTGGTGGAGCCACGAACTCAAGGGCCTGCACCGCAACGACTTCATCATGGCCGCCCGTACCGACGAGGTTGCGCAAACCGCCGAGGGCCGCAAATGA
- a CDS encoding amino acid aminotransferase, translating to MSHFAKVTRVPGDPILGLLDAYRADPNPARLDLGVGVYKDAQGLTPIPRAVKIAEQRLVETETTKSYVGGHGDALFAARLCEVVLGTDSRLLATQRADATQTPGGTGALRLAADFIARCLPGRSVWLSDPTWPIHESLFAAAGVRVSHYPYVDADNHLDVEAMLSALERVPHGDVVLLHACCHNPTGFDLAYNDWQRVLDVVRRRELLPLLDFAYQGLGDGLEEDARAVRLFADSLSEVLITSSCSKNFGLYRERTGALIVCAGSAAKLTDVRSQLALMARNLWSTPPAHGAEVVATILGDTDLKALWLEELDGMRARIADLRLSLVEALRPHGLAERFAHIAIQRGMFSYTGLTPDQVRRLREEHSVYMVGSGRANIAGLAAERLDDLAAAIASVCR from the coding sequence ATGAGCCATTTCGCCAAGGTCACCCGCGTGCCGGGCGACCCGATCCTCGGCCTGCTCGACGCCTACCGGGCCGACCCGAACCCGGCGCGACTCGACCTTGGCGTGGGTGTCTACAAGGACGCCCAGGGCCTGACGCCGATCCCCCGCGCGGTGAAGATCGCCGAGCAACGCCTGGTGGAAACCGAAACCACCAAGAGCTACGTCGGCGGCCACGGTGACGCACTGTTCGCCGCGCGCCTGTGCGAAGTGGTGCTGGGCACCGACTCGCGCCTGCTGGCCACCCAGCGCGCCGACGCCACCCAGACCCCGGGCGGCACCGGCGCCCTACGCCTGGCGGCGGACTTCATCGCCCGCTGCCTGCCAGGCCGGAGCGTCTGGCTGAGCGACCCGACCTGGCCGATCCACGAAAGCCTGTTCGCCGCCGCCGGTGTGCGTGTATCGCACTACCCCTACGTCGATGCCGACAACCACCTCGACGTAGAAGCCATGCTCAGCGCCCTGGAGCGCGTACCCCACGGCGACGTAGTGCTGCTGCACGCCTGCTGCCACAACCCCACCGGCTTCGACCTGGCCTACAACGACTGGCAACGCGTGCTGGACGTGGTGCGCCGCCGCGAGCTGCTGCCGTTGCTGGACTTCGCCTACCAGGGTCTGGGCGACGGACTGGAAGAAGACGCCCGCGCCGTGCGGCTGTTCGCCGACAGCCTGTCGGAAGTGCTGATCACCAGCTCCTGCTCGAAGAATTTCGGCCTCTACCGCGAACGCACCGGCGCGCTGATCGTCTGCGCCGGCAGCGCCGCCAAGCTCACCGACGTGCGCAGCCAACTGGCGCTGATGGCCCGCAACCTCTGGTCCACTCCGCCTGCCCACGGCGCCGAAGTGGTCGCCACCATCCTCGGCGACACGGACCTCAAGGCACTCTGGCTGGAAGAGCTGGACGGCATGCGCGCGCGCATCGCCGATCTGCGCCTGAGCCTGGTGGAGGCCCTGCGCCCCCACGGCCTGGCGGAGCGCTTCGCGCACATCGCCATCCAGCGCGGCATGTTCTCCTACACCGGCCTGACGCCGGACCAGGTACGCCGCCTGCGCGAAGAACACAGCGTGTACATGGTCGGCAGCGGCCGCGCCAATATCGCCGGGCTCGCCGCCGAACGCCTGGACGACCTGGCGGCGGCCATCGCCAGCGTCTGCCGCTGA
- a CDS encoding type II secretion system protein GspJ, with protein MLELLVVLVLLSFITTLLIQGMTYVAKVNDTFAREGHQRYLRELAFGWFSDAISQLAAPEQGETGERFRGDPLSFEAVTLSSVDRREGIPTPFAFRLEPEGPAAELIYVRRVEASRWPLLAIAADARFEYLDGQGRWHEDWPPVPELADALPDAVAVASEQERLFLMAPVQMPRRGLALDDR; from the coding sequence TCGTTCATCACGACCCTGCTGATACAGGGAATGACCTACGTCGCCAAGGTCAACGATACCTTTGCGCGCGAAGGGCATCAGCGCTATCTACGGGAGTTGGCGTTCGGCTGGTTCTCCGATGCCATTTCCCAGCTGGCAGCACCCGAGCAGGGCGAAACTGGCGAGCGATTTCGTGGTGATCCGCTGAGTTTCGAGGCCGTGACGCTGAGCAGCGTGGACCGCCGGGAAGGTATCCCGACGCCTTTTGCCTTTCGCCTGGAGCCCGAGGGCCCTGCTGCCGAGCTGATCTATGTGCGGCGTGTCGAGGCCAGCCGCTGGCCACTTTTGGCGATTGCGGCGGATGCCCGTTTCGAATACCTGGACGGTCAGGGACGCTGGCATGAGGACTGGCCTCCCGTTCCTGAGCTGGCGGACGCGCTGCCGGATGCGGTTGCCGTGGCTTCCGAACAGGAGCGGTTGTTCCTGATGGCGCCGGTACAGATGCCCAGACGAGGTCTTGCCCTGGATGATCGCTGA